One segment of Gammaproteobacteria bacterium DNA contains the following:
- a CDS encoding NAD-dependent epimerase/dehydratase family protein, translated as MKTLITGATGFVGSAVTRKLLEQGGTIRALCRARSNTRNLSGLPVEIMTGDLTDTASLQRAVAGCEALFHVAADYRLWVPRPEVLYRSNVRGTRDLMRAALEAGLRRIVYTSSVATLGLNSDGTPADERTPVTIEHMIGHYKRSKYLAEQEVSRLVAENGLPAVIVNPSTPVGPRDIRPTPTGRMVLDAAAGRMPAFVDTGLNVAHVDDVAEGHLLAFERGETGERYILGGENLSLRDILGHVAEITGGKPPRIRLPHNLVLPFGYVTETWARLFRTGEPRLTVDGVRMAKKWMYFSSHKARVELGYQPRPAREALADAVTWFRDNGYL; from the coding sequence ATGAAAACCCTGATCACGGGCGCGACCGGTTTTGTCGGATCGGCCGTCACGCGCAAGTTGCTCGAGCAGGGCGGTACGATCCGCGCCCTGTGCCGGGCGAGGAGCAACACACGTAACCTGAGCGGACTACCGGTGGAAATCATGACCGGGGACCTGACCGACACGGCGTCGCTCCAGCGTGCCGTTGCGGGTTGCGAGGCCTTGTTTCACGTCGCGGCGGACTACCGCCTGTGGGTCCCCCGCCCCGAGGTCCTGTACCGCAGTAACGTCCGGGGCACACGTGATCTGATGCGCGCCGCACTCGAGGCCGGTTTGCGGCGTATCGTCTACACAAGCAGTGTCGCGACCCTCGGACTCAATTCGGACGGGACGCCGGCCGACGAACGGACCCCCGTCACGATCGAACACATGATCGGTCACTACAAGCGTAGCAAGTACCTGGCCGAACAGGAGGTCAGCCGGCTCGTGGCCGAAAATGGCCTGCCGGCCGTGATCGTCAATCCCTCGACCCCGGTAGGACCCCGGGACATCAGGCCCACCCCCACCGGGCGGATGGTGCTGGATGCCGCCGCCGGCCGGATGCCTGCATTCGTCGACACCGGCCTGAACGTCGCCCACGTTGACGACGTGGCGGAGGGCCATCTACTGGCCTTCGAGCGGGGCGAGACGGGCGAACGCTACATCCTGGGAGGCGAGAACCTGTCGCTACGGGACATCCTTGGCCACGTGGCCGAGATCACCGGGGGCAAGCCGCCACGGATCCGTCTGCCGCACAATCTCGTGCTGCCCTTCGGATACGTCACCGAGACCTGGGCGCGTCTGTTCCGCACCGGGGAACCCCGCCTGACCGTGGACGGTGTGCGCATGGCGAAGAAATGGATGTACTTTTCAAGTCACAAGGCGCGAGTGGAACTGGGCTATCAACCACGCCCTGCCCGCGAGGCGCTCGCCGACGCCGTCACCTGGTTTCGCGACAACGGCTACCTCTAG
- a CDS encoding glycosyltransferase → TESQRQDLTVQGFRNIAIWSRGVDTELFRPREKGFLPGPRPLFVYSGRVAVEKNLDAFLSLDLPSTKYVIGDGPDMRILREKFPGVRFTGFKYAEDLACHIAAADVFVFPSRTDTFGLVLLEAMACGVPVAAYPIPGPADVVQNGVTGILDDDLRAAALGALDLDGAVTRRYAESRT, encoded by the coding sequence GACCGAGTCGCAACGACAGGACCTGACCGTGCAGGGATTCCGCAACATCGCGATCTGGTCCCGAGGCGTGGACACGGAACTGTTCAGGCCGCGCGAAAAGGGGTTCCTGCCAGGTCCGAGACCGCTGTTCGTGTACTCGGGCCGCGTCGCCGTGGAGAAGAACCTCGACGCCTTTCTGTCCCTCGACCTCCCCAGCACGAAATACGTGATCGGCGACGGACCGGACATGCGGATCCTGCGGGAGAAATTTCCCGGGGTGCGGTTCACCGGATTCAAGTACGCAGAGGATCTCGCCTGTCATATCGCGGCCGCGGACGTCTTCGTGTTCCCCAGCAGGACCGATACCTTCGGTCTGGTCCTTCTCGAGGCGATGGCATGCGGTGTCCCCGTGGCCGCATATCCCATCCCGGGACCTGCAGACGTGGTCCAGAATGGCGTTACCGGCATCCTCGACGATGACCTGCGTGCCGCCGCACTGGGCGCACTGGACCTGGACGGTGCGGTCACCAGACGCTACGCGGAATCGCGGACCTAG
- a CDS encoding alpha/beta hydrolase: MIAGTQEPSAPSSVPIAGPQGRPCVVLVHGWCCHSGFWERQVRHLVGRYRVITPDLPGHGGSPVSCESWNIESFRDALLAVLEQIGADGVTLVGHSLGAAVVLETAVRLEERADAVLMVEPFPYDYGHLRPRHVRELMAPFQRDFPGALRKMVYNITAGDTPRRIIEKIAGVMAHAPADVGLPAFESLLRWDPEPAFDKIVAPVHCLVGSRYDPRARERYAGSLREWCIEGAGHFPMIEEPGRFNRLLDEALTVVHGKDSG, from the coding sequence ATGATTGCCGGCACGCAAGAACCTTCTGCCCCGAGCTCCGTCCCCATCGCGGGACCGCAGGGGCGACCTTGTGTGGTTCTGGTGCATGGATGGTGCTGCCACTCCGGGTTCTGGGAGCGCCAGGTGCGGCACCTGGTCGGACGGTACCGTGTGATCACGCCGGATCTACCCGGGCACGGTGGTTCACCTGTATCGTGCGAGTCCTGGAACATTGAATCCTTCAGGGACGCACTGCTGGCGGTCCTCGAGCAGATCGGGGCGGATGGTGTGACGCTGGTCGGGCATTCGCTCGGCGCCGCGGTTGTGCTGGAAACCGCCGTCCGGCTGGAGGAAAGGGCGGACGCGGTCCTCATGGTGGAGCCATTTCCGTATGACTACGGACACCTGAGGCCCCGGCACGTGCGGGAACTGATGGCGCCGTTCCAGCGTGATTTCCCGGGCGCCCTGCGTAAGATGGTGTACAACATCACCGCCGGTGACACACCGCGACGCATCATAGAGAAAATTGCCGGGGTGATGGCGCATGCGCCGGCGGATGTGGGGTTGCCGGCATTCGAGTCCTTGCTGCGATGGGACCCCGAGCCGGCCTTCGACAAGATTGTCGCGCCGGTCCATTGTCTCGTCGGCTCCCGGTACGATCCCCGCGCGCGTGAGCGTTACGCGGGGTCCCTCAGGGAATGGTGCATCGAGGGCGCCGGTCACTTCCCCATGATCGAGGAACCGGGGCGATTCAACCGTCTGCTGGACGAAGCCCTGACCGTGGTGCACGGCAAGGATTCAGGGTGA
- a CDS encoding CDP-alcohol phosphatidyltransferase family protein: MSHHTVLHRIAHLGVVPLSRTPVTPNQLTTIRLFMGVTAAALFTLGPECNTYAALFCLTALLVDRMDGDLARLTGRTTSWGHTYDLVVDGICDALVFVGIGLGLTGSALGLWAIPMGILAGLSVSLTFALVLLVERVEGPRAAELKSRAGFDPDDGMLMVPATGFLGWTEHLLVAASIGAPLFASFMLWKFGSTLQARQTGPQVYAASGIRRLHLPGERRD, translated from the coding sequence ATGAGTCACCACACCGTATTGCACCGTATCGCACACTTGGGAGTCGTACCGCTTTCCAGGACCCCGGTGACACCGAACCAGCTCACCACCATCCGGTTGTTCATGGGGGTCACGGCGGCAGCCCTGTTCACGCTGGGACCCGAATGTAATACCTACGCCGCCCTTTTCTGCCTCACGGCGCTGCTGGTTGACCGGATGGACGGTGATCTCGCCCGGCTGACCGGCAGGACGACCTCCTGGGGTCATACCTATGACCTGGTCGTCGACGGAATCTGCGACGCCCTTGTCTTCGTAGGTATCGGTCTGGGCCTGACGGGAAGCGCGCTCGGCCTCTGGGCGATCCCGATGGGTATCCTGGCCGGGCTATCGGTATCACTGACATTCGCGCTCGTTCTGCTGGTGGAGCGGGTCGAGGGTCCCAGGGCCGCGGAACTCAAGAGCCGTGCGGGGTTCGACCCCGACGACGGCATGCTCATGGTGCCGGCCACCGGTTTCCTCGGCTGGACGGAACACCTGCTGGTGGCGGCGAGTATCGGGGCGCCGCTGTTCGCATCGTTCATGCTGTGGAAGTTCGGTAGCACACTTCAGGCGCGACAGACCGGTCCGCAAGTCTACGCGGCATCGGGGATTCGTCGTCTGCATCTCCCAGGCGAGCGCCGCGACTGA